GTCGGCGTACTGCCCGAACAGGTGGTAGTCGTCTGCACCGGTCCAGTCGAGCACATCTTTGGGGCGCTCGTCGGCCCAGAGCTGGCGGAGGATGGGGACGGCCTCGCGTCGCTCGGCCTCGGTGGTGAGTTCGCGGATGGGCATGGGCTGGCTTGCCGGGGTGGCGTGATGAAGGTTGGCGGTGGTGTGGGAGTCGGGCTGGTCGGGTGGCGTCGGTTTCGGGTGTGGTTTTCGGCTGTCACGTCGGGCTGACGAGTCCGCTGTCGGTACAGTTCGGAGCAGCCGACTCGCGCTAGCGTCCATGACCGCCACAGCACCGCAGCCACACCCTCCCCAGCCGACTCCCTCCGGAACGCTTCGCGTCCCTCCGGTCGCCCCTCGCACGATGCTGACGGCAGCCACTCGCTCCGCTCGGGACTGCCGTCAGCGCGCGCCACCCGGCTGTTGGGCTTCTGGCCCCCTCGACCCGCCGTGTTTCGCATCGAAAACCGTTTACAATCACTCGGCCGAATACTGGACCATGGACCCACGAGTTCGTGAACACGCCCAGATCGTCGCCAGCCACTCCGCCGAACTCCAGGAGGGGGACAACGTGGTCATCGACGCCCACCCGGTCGCCGAGGACCTCGTCACCGCCCTGTTCGAGGAGTGCGCCGACGTGGACGCGAACCCGCTGGCCATCAGCCAGCGAACCGGGACACGGTTCCGGCGCGCGTACCTGCGCAACAGCGACGGCGAGGACTTCGACCTCCCGAGCCACGAGATGGCCCTGTTCGAGGAGATGGACGTCTACATCGCCATCCGGGCCGGCGCGAACATGACCGAGACGGCCGACGTGGACCCCGAGGTCACCGCCGAGTACGAGAAGGCCCGTCGCCCCCTGCTCGACGAGCGCCTCTCGAAGCGCTGGGTGCTCACGCAGTACCCGGCCGCCGCCAACGCCCAGCTCGCCGAGATGAGCACCGAGGGCTACGAGAACTTCGTCTGGGACGCCGTCAACAAGGACTGGGACGAGCAGGGCGAGTTCCAGCAGCAGATGGTCGAGATCCTCGACCCCGCCGACGAGGTCCGCATCGTCTCCGGCGAGACGACCGACGTGACGATGTCCGTGAAGGGCAACACGACCCTGAACGACACGGGCAAGCGCAACCTCCCCGGCGGCGAGGTGTTCACCGCCCCCGTCCCCGATTCGGTCGAGGGCGAGGTGCTGTTCGACAAGCCGCTGTACCACCAGGGCCGCGAGGTCACCGGCGTCCGCCTCGTCTTCGAGGGCGGCGAGGTCGTCGAGTACGAGGCCGAGAAGAACGAGGAGGTGCTGAAGAACGTGCTGGAGGCCGACGAGGGCGCAAAGCGCCTCGGTGAACTCGGCATCGGGATGAACCGCGACATCGACCAGTTCACCTACAACATGCTGTTCGACGAGAAGATGGGCGACACCGTCCACATGGCCGTGGGGCGTGCCTACGGCGACACCGTCGGCGAGGACAACGAGCAGAACGAGTCGTCGGTCCACGTGGACATGATCGTCGACATGAGCGAGGACTCGTACATCGAGGTCGACGGGGACGTGGTGCAGCGCAACGGGACGTTCAGGTTCGAGGACGGGTTCGAGGAGTAGGGTGATTCGGAGCGAGCGTAGCGAGCGAGAATCACCTATCTGCGAGCGGCGGAGCCGCGAGCAGCAGCGAGAACCTCGTTTCGACCGTTACGACTCCTGTTCTGGCCGTTCGCCCTCTTCTGCCCGGTCGCTCTCGGCTGTCTCGCGAGCCCGCTCGAACATCTCGCCGTGGGTGAGGGCCCCCACGCTGGCGACCGCGACGACGGCGTGCATCAGCACCAGCAGGACGAGCACGCCGGGCCCGACGCCCTCGGCCAGCGTCGGCGCGACGACGAACACCGGCACCAGCGACAGTATCAGCACGAACGAGGCGATGCCGGTCATGAGCCGGTCCGTCTCGGTGACGAGCCGGTCGAGGACGGCGTAGACGACGGTGGCGGCGACTGCGCCGGCGGCAGAGGCCGTGACGACGGAGCCGATGCTCAGCGGGTCGAACCCGACAGGGATGTCGACGAACCGCTGTCCGACGACGAGCAGGAGGGTGTTGACGATGACGGCGAGGCCGGCACCTGTCGCCCCCCGCTCCGCGATGGCGCGGATCGGCTGGACCGACCGCGTCGGCGCGCGAACGGTGGTTGTTCCCATGGCACACTGTACGGTGGCTGGCACGATAACGCTGTTCTGAACCCTCGTCTCACGGGATTCTCCGGTCGGCTGGGGAGCGGAACCGCTCGTTCGGGCTGTCGCGGGGCGAGAACGTCAGGGCAGGACCGGGGGCACCGTCACTCGCGCTGCTCGTACATGACCCGGCCGACGAAGGACTGTTTCACCTCGCCGCCTTCGTCTTTCGTCTCGACGCGGCTCAGGACGAGGCCGACGCCGGGGCGGTAGTCCGCCTGCTTCTCCAGCACCTCCGTCTCGACGTGGAGTTCGTCGCCCGGGCGGGTCGGGTTGGGCCACCGGAGCTCGTCGACGCCGACCGCGCCGAGGGCGGCCGTGTCGGGGAAGATACCCTCGACGAGCAGTCGCATCGTCATCGCGCCGGTGTGCCAGCCGCTGGCGACGAGGCCGCCGAAGAAGGACTGTGCGGCGGCCTCGGCGTCGGTGTGGAACGGCTGCGGGTCGTACTGCTGGCCGAAGTCGGTTATCTCCTCGCCGTCGACGACGTAGCTGCCGTATTCGCGGGTATCACCGACCGAGATGTCCTCGAAGTACTCCATGCGGGACGGTCACGCCGTCGCGACTAAAGTCTCGGTGTCGGTGGCGACACGCGAAAGAAGAACGACCGACTGGCATAACGGACTGGCGAGCGATGACTACCGACGCTGCAGTGCGGGCGGACCGACCGCGATGGCCGCCCGCGGCCGACGGGTGCAGGGCTCGGTGATCAGCCCTCGACCTCGATGGTCACGCCCTGCGTCTCGCGACCCTCGATGGGGAGCGTCACCTCCAGGACGCCGTTCTCGTACTGGGCTTCGATGCCGTCCTCGTCGACGGTCTTCGGGAAGCGGAAGCTCCGATGGTAGGTCCGCTTCCGGCCGAACTGCTCGTCTGCGTGCTCGGCCGAGATGGTGAGCTGGTGTTCGTACCAGGAGACGTCGATCTCGTCGGGCTCGAAGCCCGGCATCTCGACGCCGAGGACGAAGGCGTCGCCCTCCTCGTACAGTTCGTAGTCACGCTCACCACCGAACAGTTTGCTTGGCAGTTCGAGACCTTGCATCCACGTGTCAGCTGTCGTGGTCGGGAGCACCATCGCTGATCACCTCGATGCAGTCGGATGTTGGGCGTGGTCGACAACGAATTTTACGCCTGAAGAATCAACGATTCAAAGGTCTTCTCAGCCGGTCGAGACGAGGTAGACCGACACGCCAGCGAGCGCGATGCCGGCGAGCTTCCGAGCCGACGCGGGCTCGTCGAGGACGAGGATGCCGACGATGGAACTCGTCACGAGGAACATCGCGAAGATGGGCGAGACGACGCTCACCGGCCCCTGCGAGAGCGCCTTGTAGTACGCGAGGATGCCGATGCCGAGACACGCCCCGGCCGTGTAGACGAACCCCGCCTTCGGGTGCGTGAGGTACTGCGTCGGGTTCTCGCCTGTGTAGGTCACCACGCCCATCGTGATGGCGACCAGTATCCCGTTGCCGAGCAGGGTCGCCACGTTGCTCGGGATGGAGGCCTGCCCGTTCGTCGCGATGCTCATCAGTGGCGCGACCAGCGTGTACGCCACCAGCGCCAGAATCGCCCAGAGGAGATAGCTCATTGACGGTGGTCAGAGTCCGGGATGGCTAACGGTTTCGAAGTGGGAAGCGTGCGGGAGCGGGTGGCAGATGGAAGCGAGAGGCTCTGTTGAAGCCTCATTCGCTGATATGTCGGTGGGGACGTGCTGGATACAGGGCGCAGCTGATGACGGACCGAACACCGGTATCGAGACACGACTCAACAGTCGACGAGGAATTGGAAATAGACCCGTCCATCGTCAGCAGAGTCGACTTCGATCACGAGGCT
This window of the Haloarchaeobius amylolyticus genome carries:
- a CDS encoding aminopeptidase; the protein is MDPRVREHAQIVASHSAELQEGDNVVIDAHPVAEDLVTALFEECADVDANPLAISQRTGTRFRRAYLRNSDGEDFDLPSHEMALFEEMDVYIAIRAGANMTETADVDPEVTAEYEKARRPLLDERLSKRWVLTQYPAAANAQLAEMSTEGYENFVWDAVNKDWDEQGEFQQQMVEILDPADEVRIVSGETTDVTMSVKGNTTLNDTGKRNLPGGEVFTAPVPDSVEGEVLFDKPLYHQGREVTGVRLVFEGGEVVEYEAEKNEEVLKNVLEADEGAKRLGELGIGMNRDIDQFTYNMLFDEKMGDTVHMAVGRAYGDTVGEDNEQNESSVHVDMIVDMSEDSYIEVDGDVVQRNGTFRFEDGFEE
- a CDS encoding DUF6069 family protein encodes the protein MGTTTVRAPTRSVQPIRAIAERGATGAGLAVIVNTLLLVVGQRFVDIPVGFDPLSIGSVVTASAAGAVAATVVYAVLDRLVTETDRLMTGIASFVLILSLVPVFVVAPTLAEGVGPGVLVLLVLMHAVVAVASVGALTHGEMFERARETAESDRAEEGERPEQES
- a CDS encoding MaoC family dehydratase, coding for MEYFEDISVGDTREYGSYVVDGEEITDFGQQYDPQPFHTDAEAAAQSFFGGLVASGWHTGAMTMRLLVEGIFPDTAALGAVGVDELRWPNPTRPGDELHVETEVLEKQADYRPGVGLVLSRVETKDEGGEVKQSFVGRVMYEQRE
- a CDS encoding Hsp20/alpha crystallin family protein; amino-acid sequence: MVLPTTTADTWMQGLELPSKLFGGERDYELYEEGDAFVLGVEMPGFEPDEIDVSWYEHQLTISAEHADEQFGRKRTYHRSFRFPKTVDEDGIEAQYENGVLEVTLPIEGRETQGVTIEVEG
- a CDS encoding EamA family transporter produces the protein MSYLLWAILALVAYTLVAPLMSIATNGQASIPSNVATLLGNGILVAITMGVVTYTGENPTQYLTHPKAGFVYTAGACLGIGILAYYKALSQGPVSVVSPIFAMFLVTSSIVGILVLDEPASARKLAGIALAGVSVYLVSTG